TTGTGCCGTCCGCAGGTAGGGGGTGTGGTGCAGCCACGCACGCGGTTGGTGGGGATGCAGGCTACGGCTTGCTACGCTTGCTATTTGTGGTTAATAGATTCCATGCCTTTGATAGCTTCAATAGTGTAATGATGACGTAATTGACATATTTTATATTGATGAATAACATCCAAAGACCAAGTCATTACATCTTTGCCAGCACCTCCCTTTAATTCTGGTAAATCAGGACATTCTTCCACCAACTCTTCTGGAAACTTAACAAATAACAGTCCTCCTTGAATCAACTTTTCTTTGCTAGCTTGCGAAAATGGAATGGGGGAATTTTTATCAATAATATTCACTGCCCACTGACGTAATTCTACGTTTTTATTGCTTTCAGGACTATTTAAAATATTAATAGCTATCTGAACATAATCCTTCTTTAATCCATCTTGAGAAATACTTGATTGTATCCACCAACCAACGATTGCAATAACAATTGGTGTGGCAATTGTCGAAAAGATAGAAACCCGTGTTTTTAATTCATCTGAATTCATAGTATTGTCCTTTGTTGTAATCAAATATTGATATGTTTCTTCTCACTCTGCCCCAAACAACAAATTCTCTTTAATATTCCTAATCCTATCCCTTAACACCGCCGCCTCTTCAAACTGCAAATCCCTAGCAGCCTGTTGCATGGCTTTTTCCAGTTTGGCGATTTCTTTAATCGCGTCTTCTTCATTATGGATTTCGCCGACTTTAACCTTGCTTTTGCCTTTCAGACGGCCTTTGCCGCTGTCTTCTTCGTGGTACACGCCGTCGATGATGTCTTTGACCTGTTTTTTAATCTGCTGCGGTACGATGCTGTGTTCTTCGTTGAATTTAATCTGTTTTTCGCGGCGGCGTTCGGTTTCGTCGATGGCGGCTTTCATAGAGTCGGTGATTTTGTCGGCGTACAGGATGGCGACGCCGTTCACGTTGCGCGCGGCGCGGCCTATGGTTTGAATCAGGCTGCGGTGGGAGCGCAGGAAGCCTTCTTTGTCGGCGTCGAGGATGGCGACGAGGGAGACTTCGGGGATGTCGAGACCTTCGCGCAAGAGGTTGATGCCGACGAGTACGTCAAACAGGCCGAGCCGCAAATCTCTAATGATTTCAACGCGCTCGACGGTGTCGATGTCGCTGTGCAGGTAGCGCACTTTGATGCCGAGTTCGCTGTAATAGTCGGTGAGTTGCTCCGCCATGCGTTTGGTGAGGGTGGTAACGAGTACGCGTTCGCCTTTTTGGATGCGGTCGTTGATTTCGCTCATTAAGTCATCAACTTGGGTGGCGACGGGGCGGATGATGATTTGGGGATCGACCAGCCCTGTGGGGCGGACGACTTGTTCGACCACCTGTCCGGCGTGTTCTTCTTCGTATTTGGCGGGGGTGGCGGAAACGAAGATGGTTTGCGGCATGACTTTTTCAAATTCGTGGAATTTGAGCGGACGGTTGTCGCGGGCGGAAGGCAGGCGGAAGCCGTAGTCCACGAGGTTTTGCTTGCGCGATGCGTCGCCTTTGTACATGCCGCCGATTTGGGTAACGGTAACGTGGCTTTCGTCGATGAACATGATGGCATTGTCGGGCAGGTAGTCCATCAGCGTGGGCGGCGGTTCTCCTTCTTTTTTGCCGGAGAAGTGGCGGGAATAGTTTTCGATGCCTTTGCAGAAGCCCATTTCGTAGAGCATTTCAAGGTCAAAGCGGGTGCGTTGTTCGATGCGTTGTTGCTCGACTGGGCGTTGTTCGCGGGCGAAAAATTCGATGCGTTCGCGCAGTTCTTCTTTGATGGACTCGCAGGCGCGCAATACGGTGTCGCGCGGGGTAACGTAGTGGCTGGAGGGGAAGACGGTGTAGCGGCCGACGCGCTGGTGCAGGCTGCCTGAAAGCGGGTCGAACATATCGAGGCGGTCGATTTCGTCGTCAAACAGGCTGATGCGTAAGGCGTTTTCGGAGCTTTCGGCGGGGTACACGTCAATCACGTCGCCGCGCACGCGGAAGCTGCCGCGTTTGAAGTCCAAATCGCCGCGTTCGTACTGCATGGAAACGAGCGTGGCGATGATGTCGCGCTGCTCGATGGTGTCGCCCTCTTTGACGGACAACACCATTTGTTGATATTCGGTCGGGTCGCCGATACCGTAAATGGCGGACACGGTGGCGACGATAATCACGTCGTCACGCGTCATCAGGTTTTTGGTGGCGGAAAGGCGCATCTGCTCGATGTGTTCGTTGATCGCGCTGTCTTTCTCGATGAACAAATCGCGGCTGGGCACATAGGCTTCGGGCTGGTAATAGTCGTAGTAGGAGACGAAATATTCCACCGCGTTTTCGGGGAAAAACTCGCGCATCTCGGCATAAAGCTGGGCGGCAAGGGTTTTGTTGTGCGCCATGATGATGGCGGGACGGCCGCTTTGGGCGATGACGTTCGCCATGGTGTAGGTTTTGCCTGAGCCTGTTACGCCGAGCAGGGTTTGGTAGGCAAGGCCGTCTGAAAGCCCTTCGAGCAGGCCGGCAATGGCGGTAGGCTGGTCGCCTGCGGGGGGGAAGGGCTGGTGGAGTTTGAACGGGGAGTTTTCGTATTGGATGACTTGCATTTTCGGGGTGGGCTGCGTTTACGGGGGCGGGATTATAGCAAAAGGCCGTCTGAAAACTTTTCAGACGGCCTCTGCGTTGCTTCGGGCTTATTCTGCCGGGGTTTCGCCTTCGGCGGCTTTGGTTTCGTGTTGCAGGCTGACGGCGCGGGCGGGAACGATGGTGGAGATGGCGTGTTTGTACACCATTTGCGTAACCGAGGTGTTGCGCAGCAGGACGACGTATTGGTCAAACGATTCGACTTGGCCTTGCAGTTTGATGCCGTTGACCAGGTAGATGGAAACCGGCACGTGTTCTTTGCGCAGTGCGTTCAAAAAAGGATCTTGTAAAAGCTGTCCTTTAGCTGTCATTTTTATACTCCGTTTCGGATGGTTTTTGATTGTTGCGCTGTTGCGCGTTTGCGGGAATGCGGCGGATTGTAACGGTTATCGGCTGCCTTGACTACCTTTGGCGCGGAATCGGCCGCGCCGCAGGGCTCAGACGTATTCGACGGCGACGATTTCGTATTCGCGCACGCCGCCGGGAGCCTGCACTTCGGCCACGTCGCCTTCTTCTTTGCCGATGAGGGCGCGGGCGATGGGCGAGCCGACGGAGATTTTGCCGGCTTTGATGTCGGCTTCGTCTTCGCCGACGATTTGGTAGCGGACGTGTTCGCCGCTGTCGAGGTCTTCCAAATCGAGGGTTGCGCCGAAGACGACTTTGCCTTCGGCGTGGATTTCGGCGGGGTTGATGACGTGGGCGTGCGAGAGTTTGTGTTCGATTTCGGCGATGCGGCCTTCGATGAAGCCCTGGCGTTCTTTGGCGGCTTCGTATTCGGCGTTTTCCGACAAATCGCCGTGCGAGCGGGCTTCGGCGATGGCGGCGATCACTTCGGGGCGGGCGACGCTTTTGAGCTGTTGCAGTTCGCTTTTGAGCAGTTCCGCGCCGCGTATGGTGAGGGGGATTTTTTTCATTCGGGTGTTTTCCTGAATATTTGTTGTGTCAAAAAATACAAAAAGGCAAGCCGCGCGGTGAACGGCGGCTTGCGGTGTCGGGTCGGCGGCATTGTACCAAAAACGGCGGGTTTGGCAATCTTTGCTGCTGAGGCCGTCTGAAAGCACGGCTTCGGCGCAGCCAAAACCGCCAAAGCGTGTTTTCAGACGACCTGTGTGTGTTTGCGGGGTTATTTGAAACAGGCTTCGTAGAGGGGGACGAGTTGGCGTATGGTTTGGGCGATCCATGCCGCGCTGTCGGTTTTGCCGAGGTCGTCGCGCTCTATGTGTTTGCCGATGCAGAAGAAGTCTTCGTCGTCTTGCAGCTCGGCGGGGGTATCGGCGACTGTGCCGTAGTCGGCGTATTCGTTTTCTGTGCCGTGCCAGAGGTCGAAGGCGACGTAGCGTTTGTGATCCAGCGCGTCCAGCCATTGGTTGTATTGGGGCAAGGCGATGGGGGAGACGTTGGCTTTGTAGCAGTGCCAGTCGAGGCTGACGGTGAGGCGGCGGCGGTTGAGGAGGACGGAGAGGATGGCGGCGGCGTCGCGGTGTTGCGCGTATTTGAAGTAGGCGAAGAAGTGGGCGCGTACCTGCCAGCCGTTGCACCAGCGTTCGATGTGCGGCGGGGCGAAGGGTTCGCCAAGTTCGGCGGCGACTTGTTTGATGAGGGTCTGCCAGTCCTGCCAGGCGGCTTTGTAGTCGGCCTTGATTTGCGGGATGCTTTCGGGCTGGTATTTTTTGAGCTGGGCAAACTGGTAGAAGGGGATGTCGAACAGGCGGCTGTGTTGCGGGGTGAGCATGGGTTTTGTCGGCGGCTGGGTTGGGAAAGGGGTTAAAGTCTTTGGCGCGGCAGCGGGCACTTTGCGCAAAGGAGCCAAACGGGTTCTGAGACCGTCTGAAAGCGCAGTTTCAACGAAGTTAAAACACGGCTTCGGCGCAGCCAAAACTGTGGTGCGTTTTTCAGACGGCCTGCTTGGGTTTAATGGGTTGGCGGCTCGGAGAAGGGTTCTTCTTCGGCGGATACGCGGTAGCTGCCGTCCGCCCATGCGCCCAGGTCGGCGGTTTTGCAGCGTTGGCTGCAAAAGGGACGGTAGGGGTTGCGCGGCGAGAATTCAGCGGGTTTGCCGCAGCGT
The window above is part of the Neisseria bacilliformis genome. Proteins encoded here:
- the greA gene encoding transcription elongation factor GreA → MKKIPLTIRGAELLKSELQQLKSVARPEVIAAIAEARSHGDLSENAEYEAAKERQGFIEGRIAEIEHKLSHAHVINPAEIHAEGKVVFGATLDLEDLDSGEHVRYQIVGEDEADIKAGKISVGSPIARALIGKEEGDVAEVQAPGGVREYEIVAVEYV
- a CDS encoding DNA gyrase inhibitor YacG, coding for MNQPAPTVKCPRCGKPAEFSPRNPYRPFCSQRCKTADLGAWADGSYRVSAEEEPFSEPPTH
- the uvrB gene encoding excinuclease ABC subunit UvrB — translated: MQVIQYENSPFKLHQPFPPAGDQPTAIAGLLEGLSDGLAYQTLLGVTGSGKTYTMANVIAQSGRPAIIMAHNKTLAAQLYAEMREFFPENAVEYFVSYYDYYQPEAYVPSRDLFIEKDSAINEHIEQMRLSATKNLMTRDDVIIVATVSAIYGIGDPTEYQQMVLSVKEGDTIEQRDIIATLVSMQYERGDLDFKRGSFRVRGDVIDVYPAESSENALRISLFDDEIDRLDMFDPLSGSLHQRVGRYTVFPSSHYVTPRDTVLRACESIKEELRERIEFFAREQRPVEQQRIEQRTRFDLEMLYEMGFCKGIENYSRHFSGKKEGEPPPTLMDYLPDNAIMFIDESHVTVTQIGGMYKGDASRKQNLVDYGFRLPSARDNRPLKFHEFEKVMPQTIFVSATPAKYEEEHAGQVVEQVVRPTGLVDPQIIIRPVATQVDDLMSEINDRIQKGERVLVTTLTKRMAEQLTDYYSELGIKVRYLHSDIDTVERVEIIRDLRLGLFDVLVGINLLREGLDIPEVSLVAILDADKEGFLRSHRSLIQTIGRAARNVNGVAILYADKITDSMKAAIDETERRREKQIKFNEEHSIVPQQIKKQVKDIIDGVYHEEDSGKGRLKGKSKVKVGEIHNEEDAIKEIAKLEKAMQQAARDLQFEEAAVLRDRIRNIKENLLFGAE
- a CDS encoding HI_0552 family protein, producing the protein MLTPQHSRLFDIPFYQFAQLKKYQPESIPQIKADYKAAWQDWQTLIKQVAAELGEPFAPPHIERWCNGWQVRAHFFAYFKYAQHRDAAAILSVLLNRRRLTVSLDWHCYKANVSPIALPQYNQWLDALDHKRYVAFDLWHGTENEYADYGTVADTPAELQDDEDFFCIGKHIERDDLGKTDSAAWIAQTIRQLVPLYEACFK
- the hfq gene encoding RNA chaperone Hfq; its protein translation is MTAKGQLLQDPFLNALRKEHVPVSIYLVNGIKLQGQVESFDQYVVLLRNTSVTQMVYKHAISTIVPARAVSLQHETKAAEGETPAE